One window of the Pieris rapae chromosome 13, ilPieRapa1.1, whole genome shotgun sequence genome contains the following:
- the LOC111003452 gene encoding tRNA (cytosine(38)-C(5))-methyltransferase, whose translation MKHKILELYSGIGGMHCAWKDSGLHGDIIAAIDINTVANEVYRKNFPDTFQITKNIQSLTASEINKLEVDTILMSPPCQPFTRNGKYLDDSDPRTNSFLYIISILKNLVNIENILMENVKGFECSKVRNLFIDKLKECNFDYQEFLLCPSQIGVPNSRLRYYCLARKTSSKWQYKRKEEIISEPPFESTPLFPLRDIIEETVLEAYYLNDKVLKWGKVLDICYKDSRRSCCFTKAYSHYVDGTGSVFTEKSPEFVKQCYSEANKFDIGSDEYIAKLKELKLRYFTPKEVLAIMMFPKDYIIPDVTTMKQSYRLIGNSVNVKVITELLKVLFM comes from the exons atgaagcacaaaatattagaactttataGTGGTATTGGAGGAATGCACTGTGCTTGgaagg ATTCAGGTTTACATGGAGATATAATAGCTGCAATAGATATTAACACAGTTGCAAATgaggtgtatcgtaaaaactTTCCTGatacatttcaaataactaaaaatattcagtCATTAACAGCATCTGAGATCAACAAGCTTGAAGTTGACACAATTCTCATGTCTCCACCATGTCAACCATTTACAAGAAATGGCAAATATTTGGATGATAGTGATCCAAGAACAAATTCTTTCCTTTATATAATtagcattttaaaaaatttagtaaacattgaaaatattttaatggaaaatGTTAAAGGCTTTGAATGTTCGAAagttagaaatttatttatagataaattaaaagaatgcAACTTTGACTATCAAGAGTTCCTTTTATGTCCCAGTCAAATTGGAGTGCCAAATTCAAGACTACGATACTACTGTTTAGCAAGAAAAACATCATCCAAGTGGCAGTACAAAAGGAAAGAAGAAATT ATATCTGAGCCTCCATTTGAATCTACACCACTATTTCCTCTACGGGATATCATAGAAGAAACTGTGCTTGAGGCATATTACTTGAATgacaaagtattaaaatggGGAAAAGTTTTGGATATATGTTATAAAGATTCAAGAAGGTCTTGTTGTTTTACCAAGGCATATTCCCATTATGTGGATGGAACTGGTTCAGTTTTTACTGAAAAGAGCCCAGAATTTGTTAAACAATGTTATTCTGAAGCAAATAAGTTTGACATAGGAAGTGATGAATATATAGCAAAACTCAAGGAGCTAAAATTAAGATACTTCACCCCTAAAGAGGTTTTGGCAATCATGATGTTTCCTAAAGACTACATCATACCTGATGTCACAACTATGAAACAAAGTTACAGGTTAATAGGAAATAGTGTTAATGTTAAAGTAATAACTGaactattaaaagttttatttatgtag
- the LOC111003453 gene encoding protein JTB yields MIETCSKRCMLLGTVSLGILTIVVLILESHLADTLTGSQRRNKTFPTENNSTCWLTQPYTVISECHPCSDFEIRSKSIGVCIHTNFKEILRCENGETVTKSCDRVAYLEERKYWKFTIWSFFLGAVSSLAVMLRMRVLNHRAKRRARQVLANGTI; encoded by the exons ATGATTGAAACATGTTCCAAGAGATGTATGTTGTTAGGCACAGTTTCTTTGGGGAT CCTGACAATTGTTGTTCTTATATTAGAATCACATCTTGCCGACACATTGACTGGTAGTCAACGAAGAAATAAAACGTTTCCaacagaaaataattcaaCATGTTGGTTAACACAACCTTATACAGTAATAAGTGAATGTCATCCCTGTTccg ATTTTGAAATACGAAGCAAGAGCATAGGGGTTTGTATACACACaaactttaaagaaatattaaggtGTGAAAATGGTGAAACAGTTACCAAAAG ctGTGACCGTGTTGCATATTTGGAAGAGAGAAAGTACTGGAAGTTTACTATCTGGTCATTTTTTTTGGGAGCTGTGTCCTCTTTGGCTGTGATGCTAAGAATGCGTGTTCTCAACCACAGGGCAAAAAGACGGGCAAGACAAGTTCTTGCCAATGgaacaatttaa